The window TAGATAGAAACataagaagaagtgaagaaacaaaaatccattaaaaaaatatatcatcaatgcTGCTCCAAAGGCACAACCTCAAGTCGACATTTGATAGAACAGCTCAGCCTGGACACCAAATCTATCAGAGTGCGGTATTTCTTTCTCAAATTGGTGATATGCCGGAATATAGTCATCTTCTTTAGGTGGCATGCCTTCTCTAAGATGTAGTTCGCcacttctttctctgtttctgttcctTCATACCCAATCCACTCAACAGTTTCGAGACTCGTCACCAAACATTCAGGTACACAACACGGTTCCTCCCACCTATCTCTGATCCGTCTCAACGAGTTGCAGCCGTCTATCTGAGATGTCTACAGAGTTTTTTCAAGAATGAGATTTAAGTGGGGAAAAGATGAAGGAGCAAACTGAAAAAAGGCAAATAACTTACTGGATTGTTGAACCTCAGAACTCGCAGTTTAGGGGAATGTTTAAGTAGAAGACATAACCAATCTGAAGAGCAATTAGTACAAAGCTCTAAATACTCGAGTTGACAGAGATTCTCAACAGATTTTTCCATTAGTAATTGTTTGGCTGAGGTAACACATAAGGAGAGGTGTTTGGCTGAGGCTATACATCCCAAAAGCTTCTTAGAATCATCCCGTCTAATCTTGATTTCTGCCTTCACCAACTTCGGCATTTCCACTAATGGACGGAACCAACTAAACTCATCACAAACTTTTAAATCCTTTANGGAAAAGATGAAGGAGCAAACTGAAAAAAAGCAAATAACTTACTGGATTGTTGAACCTCAGAACTCGCAGTTTAGGGGAATGTTTAAGTAGAAGACATAACCAATCTGAAGAGCAATTAGTACAAAGCTCTAAATACTCGAGTTGACAGAGATTCTCAACAGATTTTTCCATTAGTAATTGTTTGGCTGAGGTAACACATAAGGAGAGGTGTTTGGCTGAGGCTATACATCCCAAAAGCTTCTTAGAATCATCCCGTCTAATCTTGATTTCTGCCTTCACCAACTTCGGCATTTCCACTAATGGACGGAACCAACTAAACTCATCACAAACTTTTAAATCCTTTAGAGAAGGAGCATTGATTATATACTCACGATCATCTGTCTGTGCATGACCACCTGGTCTGCGCATGATGTATAAGCTCTGCAACGACGGGACCGCAATTTTGAAGGTTGTAACATAGTCCTCAAGCCATCGACGTACAACCAGTGTTTCAAGGACAGGGCAAGCGGATAAAAGCGTATGAACAAGTTCATCATCCCTAGAGCAGAACCTGACACATAAAAGGGACAGAGTCTTGAGGGACTGGAGAAATATTGTGGAAGGAATATCCCTAATCACCACTTCTTGAAGGCGTAAAACCACAAGGCCATTGTATGTAAACAAGCTCCTAGGAAAAGGCATTGGTGTTGAAGGGGAACGGGAATAAATAAGCTCAAGAACACGCACATGTCTAGCCAGTGCAATATCAACCCATCTTTCTTGTTCCTCAGGTTTACAATTATACCCGAGTCTGAGATGCATTGTTTCTAGAACCGGAGCCTCGCTTAGCAGCAGAAAATTATCGATAAAATCTGAACCTGAATGTGATGCATACCATGGAGTAATAATATAGTCAAGCCTTGGAACCAGTTTCCAGAGAGTAAGCCATCGTTTTGACAAAAGACTTGTGGCAACAGCATCTTTCGTCTTAACCAATGACAGTATCGCCACGAGCAAATCGTCACTAAGCCCACAGATACTGCTCATACTTCAAAATTCCTCTGCGACTTCTAAAATTAGCCTCACTGATAAACAGAATTTGCCTTCGATTCAGCTGGGAACAGATCAAGTCCCTATAAATCAGACAAAACCCTagccaatttgtttttttaagaaaactatatatattagacGATAGAGANNNNNNNNNNNNNNNNNNNNNNNNNttttttttttttttttttttttgacaaccttctatatatttaatttgttatcatACTTTTTAGTAACTTTTTATAACGTCTAGTTAGATAAATTtaacttaatttaattatttgattactCGAAAATCACAATTAACCAGTGCAAACACAAGTTGAACTGCCTAGTCACATGATGACCTGCTTGCTGAATTGTTCCTCTTTTTCTCCTGGTTAAAGTGGCCAGGTATATTCATCGTCAggatcttttaaaaaaacactaattaagATAGCATTGTTAACAGTACGTACTATATCATTTGCAAACAGAGCAAAGGTTCCTCGGTTTGAGCTTTTGGATCCCAAAGATGATTTTATTCTTTAGTCTTTATATGTCATACATGTGTGGTCAATCTATAAGTCAGACACTACTGCGTCGTGTGGTTTAACTATAAAATCGATTCTTAAATTAAACTACATTTTCACTTAAGGTTTAATATATTGCGATGCCGTCAGCtacatttgatatataatttatatttttatatatatatatagttttgaaatcGGAAATCATATAAACTGGCAATAAGTAGAATTGCTTATCGATGTCtctcatatactaaataatgtTATAACAAGTTCTCTTCAAAGAGTTTTTTGAAAGTTTGGTAATGAGCAAAAATAATTACAGGACATTAGTTTTTTTCTGCTCCCAAATAGTTCTTCCCGGTGGTCGTTGGTGGCTGTTCATCATAGACAGTGATAAGAACATGAGGAGAGCTATTGTCTTCTTCCTCGTTGTCGCCATCTAGAACCGGCTTTACACTTCCCTTGTGAAGTAACTGATGTTGTCCTATCTCCGCTGATAATTTTGGAGCCAAGTTCTCTTTAAAGTGTGCAAGGCCGGAGAATTCTTCCACAGCCTCAGAGATCTTCTCGACGCAGTTCACAACCTCGATCAGGATTGATGCCATCGTGACTCCGGGAATGATCTCCAAAAGATCTTTCTCTGTCTCCGGATAAGAAGATTTGAGTGCAATCCTTAGGCTTTTTATTGCCTTTTTGGAGTTGTCAATGTGTGCGTTCACTGAAGCAGTGTCGTCTTTGCTCATTGTTTTAATAGATTTGACTATGGCTTTTAGTGCTTCACCAGCTTCTCTGCTCATAGTTGCTATTGGCTCTTGAATCTTACTTTGGAATTCTTCTGGTGCCTGCTGAAGTTTTTAACAATTTATCGGGTATAACATTTAATTAGTTCCTTTTCTGGCTAACCATTAATTTATTCATTGATACTCTCgttgttatatatttaaagaattGAACTTTTATAGAgttttcacacaaaaaaaaaaagaacgtttAATTACATAATAAATTGAAACAATCTCTATCTATTGAACTGTACAATTTATTAACATCAactaatataaattacataaaaagctaaaaaaaaaaaaaaaatgaactccTTCATTCAAC is drawn from Camelina sativa cultivar DH55 chromosome 1, Cs, whole genome shotgun sequence and contains these coding sequences:
- the LOC104704443 gene encoding putative FBD-associated F-box protein At5g56440, whose amino-acid sequence is MSSICGLSDDLLVAILSLVKTKDAVATSLLSKRWLTLWKLVPRLDYIITPWYASHSGSDFIDNFLLLSEAPVLETMHLRLGYNCKPEEQERWVDIALARHVRVLELIYSRSPSTPMPFPRSLFTYNGLVVLRLQEVVIRDIPSTIFLQSLKTLSLLCVRFCSRDDELVHTLLSACPVLETLVVRRWLEDYVTTFKIAVPSLQSLYIMRRPGGHAQTDDREYIINAPSLKDLKVCDEFSWFRPLVEMPKLVKAEIKIRRDDSKKLLGLEMPKLVKAEIKIRRDDSKKLLGCIASAKHLSLCVTSAKQLLMEKSVENLCQLEYLELCTNCSSDWLCLLLKHSPKLRVLRFNNPTSQIDGCNSLRRIRDRWEEPCCVPECLVTSLETVEWIGYEGTETEKEVANYILEKACHLKKMTIFRHITNLRKKYRTLIDLVSRLSCSIKCRLEVVPLEQH